A region of Fusobacteriaceae bacterium DNA encodes the following proteins:
- a CDS encoding flavocytochrome c produces the protein MKKRSISRNIGSALAASALIAVVAWVTAAPAPAAPKLKAGVYHEEVKGNAFGFKVDVELTDSAIKSVTVVSHNETPGIASTAIAVLPETIVKNQSIGVDAVAGATLSSGAIRYAVRKAIVDAGGNPADFSKPVPVPGLTRKELTDPNGTDRGPATTPDKWDETWDIVVVGGGYAGLSAAYAAATNGAKTVVIEKMPFIGGNSQINGGQYASWTSKIADKLTKELNLPTETNTAEKHIEDTMTGGDYQSRLDMVKNMVYGAPFFFDLLIDNGLELRPSIIMAGGHYGFRTYATTNSQGDKIIEVQAKMIKNAGVEVQCNSKMVRIYREGNETGRVVGIAVYTPKGIKTIKATKGVVLATGGFSANVAMRSAQLPTLTKDMPTTNHIGATGEGIVYAKEVGADTMQMSNIQLYPFANPNTGVLDLWAVIPFSGPSAGIVYVDYQGKRYVSEGERRDVNARAAQSSGGFPTFTILNQQIVDTGFTTMDDINSGIENERVIKGDTLEDLAKKLNAMKFRSPAGQEGNVNIAPGVLTETIEKHNKYVQDKNDPDFKKVITAKAVQMTTGPYYAVPQWPSVHHTMGGLITTSKLEVLDDFGNVIPGFYAAGEVTGGVHGTNRLGSNADADACANGYIAGYVAATGDVPEFIKGK, from the coding sequence ATGAAGAAACGAAGCATTTCAAGGAACATCGGTTCGGCACTGGCCGCATCCGCTTTGATTGCGGTTGTCGCCTGGGTAACGGCTGCGCCCGCGCCTGCGGCGCCGAAACTGAAAGCGGGCGTTTATCATGAGGAGGTGAAGGGAAACGCCTTCGGCTTCAAAGTGGATGTGGAACTCACGGATAGCGCGATCAAATCGGTAACGGTCGTTTCCCACAATGAAACGCCGGGGATTGCTTCGACAGCCATCGCCGTGCTTCCTGAGACCATCGTGAAGAACCAGAGTATCGGCGTGGACGCCGTGGCAGGGGCAACCCTTTCGTCAGGCGCCATCCGCTACGCGGTTCGGAAGGCGATCGTGGACGCCGGCGGCAACCCCGCGGATTTCTCCAAGCCCGTTCCCGTTCCCGGCCTGACCAGGAAAGAGCTGACGGACCCCAACGGAACCGATCGCGGACCGGCGACGACCCCGGACAAATGGGATGAGACCTGGGACATCGTCGTTGTGGGCGGAGGCTACGCGGGACTTTCGGCCGCCTATGCCGCCGCGACCAACGGAGCGAAAACGGTCGTAATCGAAAAAATGCCCTTTATCGGCGGCAACTCCCAGATCAACGGCGGACAGTACGCCAGCTGGACCAGCAAAATCGCCGACAAACTCACGAAGGAACTCAATCTTCCCACGGAAACCAACACGGCCGAAAAGCACATCGAGGATACCATGACGGGCGGAGACTACCAGAGCAGGCTCGACATGGTCAAGAACATGGTTTACGGCGCGCCATTTTTCTTTGATCTCCTGATCGACAACGGACTGGAACTGCGGCCCAGCATCATCATGGCGGGCGGACACTACGGGTTCAGGACTTATGCCACGACCAACAGCCAGGGCGACAAAATCATCGAAGTTCAGGCCAAAATGATCAAAAACGCCGGCGTTGAAGTGCAGTGCAATTCGAAAATGGTCCGGATCTACCGCGAAGGAAACGAAACGGGCCGGGTTGTCGGGATAGCGGTCTATACGCCCAAAGGCATCAAGACCATCAAAGCCACAAAGGGTGTTGTACTGGCAACCGGCGGATTCAGCGCCAACGTGGCCATGCGTTCAGCCCAGTTGCCGACCCTGACCAAAGACATGCCTACGACGAATCATATCGGAGCTACGGGCGAAGGCATCGTTTACGCCAAGGAAGTCGGCGCGGACACCATGCAGATGAGCAACATCCAGCTGTACCCCTTCGCCAATCCCAATACGGGCGTTCTGGACTTGTGGGCGGTTATTCCCTTCTCGGGACCCTCTGCGGGTATCGTTTACGTGGATTATCAGGGAAAACGGTACGTGAGCGAAGGCGAGCGGCGGGACGTCAACGCCAGAGCCGCTCAGAGTTCCGGCGGATTCCCGACCTTTACGATCCTCAATCAGCAGATCGTAGATACGGGCTTTACGACAATGGATGACATCAATTCCGGTATCGAGAACGAACGGGTAATCAAGGGCGATACGCTGGAAGACCTCGCGAAGAAACTGAACGCCATGAAGTTCAGAAGTCCCGCGGGCCAGGAAGGCAATGTCAACATCGCTCCGGGCGTCCTTACGGAAACCATCGAGAAACACAACAAGTATGTGCAGGATAAAAACGATCCGGACTTCAAGAAAGTCATCACGGCAAAGGCCGTTCAAATGACGACGGGACCCTATTACGCGGTTCCCCAGTGGCCTTCGGTTCACCACACCATGGGCGGACTCATCACAACGTCGAAACTGGAAGTTCTTGACGACTTCGGAAACGTTATCCCCGGCTTCTATGCCGCGGGTGAAGTCACCGGCGGCGTTCACGGCACAAACCGGCTGGGTTCCAACGCCGACGCCGACGCCTGCGCCAACGGCTATATCGCGGGATATGTCGCCGCTACCGGCGACGTTCCGGAATTCATCAAGGGGAAGTAA
- a CDS encoding flavocytochrome c, whose translation MKKRCISRNIGSALAASALIAVVAWVTAAPASAAPTLKAGVYHEEVKGNAFGFKVDVELTESGIKSVKVVSHNDTPGIAEAAIAVIPDAIVKNQSIGVDAVAGATLSSAAIRSAVRQAIVDAGGTPGDFTKPVAVPGLTRKEITDPNGTDRGPADVPAKWDETYDVVVVGGGYAGMAASYAAQANGAKTVLIEKMPFVGGNSQINGGVWAAYTSDLAEKLQKQFNLVPDTAEKHVEDTMKGGDMKSTLELVKNMVYGSPFYLNLMLKNGLKVRESLTRPGGHYGYRTYTLEHEQGFDVMEVQKKLNKEVGVTTKLNTKVVRIYRDNGGKGKVVGVATYSPEGVKTIKAEKYVILATGGFSANLEFRTKYVPELTNAYPTTNMLSQTGEGILYAQEVGAEIMQMDYIQLYPFANPNNGVLDVWAVIPFSGPSTGVVYVDYKGERYVNEGERRDVNAQAMINSGGFPCFCILDQVIIDKGGFTSQETINSGIENDRVFKADTLEDLAKEIAKRSYRSPSGQEGTVNIAPGKLTETIEKHNGYVAAKKDPDFNKVIDDVMLKIEKGPFYAIPQWPSVHHTMGGLVVDQKLEVLDAEGKVIPGLLAAGEVTGGVHGTNRLGSNAGPDASVNGYIAGYFAATGDVPEFIKGK comes from the coding sequence ATGAAAAAACGATGCATTTCAAGAAACATCGGTTCGGCCCTGGCCGCGTCCGCTTTGATCGCGGTTGTCGCCTGGGTAACGGCAGCGCCCGCGTCTGCGGCGCCGACACTGAAAGCTGGCGTCTATCATGAGGAAGTGAAGGGAAACGCCTTCGGCTTCAAAGTGGACGTTGAGCTCACGGAGAGCGGAATCAAGTCGGTCAAGGTCGTATCCCACAATGATACGCCCGGAATCGCGGAAGCCGCAATCGCCGTTATTCCCGACGCCATTGTGAAAAACCAGAGTATCGGCGTGGACGCCGTGGCGGGGGCCACCCTTTCGTCGGCGGCCATCCGGAGCGCCGTTCGGCAGGCCATTGTGGACGCCGGCGGAACCCCCGGGGATTTCACGAAACCCGTTGCCGTTCCCGGCCTGACCCGGAAGGAAATCACGGATCCCAACGGAACCGATCGCGGCCCGGCGGATGTTCCCGCCAAATGGGATGAGACTTATGACGTTGTGGTTGTCGGCGGCGGTTATGCCGGAATGGCGGCGTCCTACGCGGCCCAGGCAAACGGCGCCAAGACGGTTCTCATTGAAAAGATGCCCTTTGTCGGCGGAAATTCCCAGATCAACGGCGGCGTATGGGCTGCCTATACCAGCGATCTCGCGGAAAAACTCCAGAAACAGTTCAACCTCGTTCCCGACACGGCGGAAAAACACGTGGAAGATACCATGAAGGGCGGCGATATGAAGAGTACGCTGGAACTCGTCAAGAACATGGTTTACGGTTCCCCCTTCTATCTGAACCTGATGCTGAAAAACGGCCTCAAAGTCCGCGAAAGCCTGACCCGACCCGGCGGCCACTACGGTTACCGGACCTATACGCTGGAGCACGAACAAGGCTTTGACGTAATGGAAGTCCAGAAAAAACTCAATAAAGAAGTCGGCGTCACGACAAAACTCAACACAAAAGTTGTCCGGATTTATCGCGACAACGGCGGAAAAGGCAAAGTTGTCGGCGTGGCTACCTACAGTCCGGAAGGCGTAAAGACCATCAAAGCGGAAAAATACGTGATCCTGGCGACCGGCGGATTCAGCGCCAACCTCGAGTTCCGGACAAAGTACGTGCCCGAACTGACGAACGCCTATCCCACGACGAACATGCTGAGCCAGACCGGCGAAGGCATCCTGTACGCACAGGAAGTCGGCGCGGAGATCATGCAGATGGATTACATCCAGCTGTATCCCTTCGCCAACCCCAACAACGGCGTTCTGGACGTATGGGCGGTTATCCCCTTCTCGGGTCCCTCCACGGGCGTTGTGTATGTTGACTACAAGGGCGAGCGCTATGTCAATGAAGGCGAACGCCGCGACGTAAACGCGCAGGCCATGATCAATTCCGGCGGATTCCCCTGCTTCTGTATCCTTGACCAGGTAATCATTGACAAAGGCGGATTTACCAGCCAGGAAACGATCAATTCCGGTATAGAAAATGACCGGGTATTCAAGGCCGACACGCTCGAAGACCTCGCGAAAGAAATCGCCAAACGGTCTTACCGCAGTCCTTCCGGCCAGGAGGGCACCGTAAATATCGCCCCCGGCAAACTGACGGAGACCATCGAAAAGCATAACGGCTACGTGGCTGCCAAGAAAGATCCCGATTTCAACAAAGTCATCGACGACGTTATGTTGAAGATCGAAAAGGGCCCCTTCTACGCGATTCCCCAGTGGCCTTCGGTGCACCATACCATGGGCGGACTCGTCGTTGACCAGAAACTGGAAGTTTTGGATGCCGAGGGAAAGGTTATCCCCGGGCTCCTTGCGGCGGGCGAGGTAACCGGCGGCGTTCACGGGACGAACCGGCTCGGTTCCAACGCGGGACCCGACGCCAGCGTAAACGGCTACATAGCGGGATATTTCGCCGCTACCGGCGATGTTCCGGAATTCATCAAGGGAAAGTAA
- a CDS encoding cupin domain-containing protein — protein MFTKNSDTETDQLGGGVTRKVLSHSEGLMIVEVAFEAGGVGADHSHPHEQITYVVSGKAAYHEAGKPEVIMTAGDSYYVTPNAVHGMKALEKTLVLDVFTPAREDFLKK, from the coding sequence ATGTTTACGAAAAACAGCGACACGGAAACGGATCAGCTGGGCGGCGGCGTAACGCGCAAGGTCTTGAGCCACAGCGAAGGACTCATGATTGTGGAGGTCGCCTTTGAGGCGGGTGGCGTCGGCGCCGACCACAGCCATCCCCATGAGCAGATCACCTATGTGGTCTCGGGAAAAGCGGCTTATCACGAAGCCGGTAAACCCGAAGTCATTATGACGGCCGGAGATTCCTACTATGTGACCCCCAACGCGGTCCACGGCATGAAGGCCCTGGAAAAGACCCTCGTGCTCGATGTTTTCACCCCGGCGCGGGAAGATTTTCTGAAAAAATAA
- a CDS encoding MATE family efflux transporter: MKKLLLPLIVEQFLALGVGLADIMMIASVGEEAVSGVSLVDTLVILIMGIFTAMATGGAVVAAQYLGFGDRAKAKVGVNQLVLVLFVISSFFCLISVAFNGGILRLIYGDLHPKVAANARIYFYIIAASFPFLGLYNAGAAIFRAQGNSKITMIISFIMNLVNIAGNYTLIFIFPMGVAGAAVSSLVSRGVAAVVILWLARDEKLRLSIDRRFRLGYDFSMIRKILYIGVPNGLENSVFQLGKVIVARLITSFGISAIAANGISSPISAVQVIPGMAIGVGLITVVGQCVGARKYKEARFFTFKLMKICILVETCLNVVLILCMKRILALCNLTPETFDTAFILTTMHSVFAMFLWPLSFCLPNALRASNDATFTMKVSISSMFLFRVLGSFVIGKYLGFGVVGVWISMMIDWAFRSCFFIHRLYKRKLVPKISLIE; encoded by the coding sequence TTGAAAAAATTATTGCTGCCTCTGATCGTCGAGCAGTTTCTGGCCCTTGGCGTTGGCCTCGCCGACATCATGATGATCGCGTCGGTGGGGGAGGAGGCCGTCTCGGGCGTCTCCCTCGTGGATACGCTCGTCATCCTGATCATGGGGATCTTTACGGCTATGGCCACGGGAGGCGCCGTGGTGGCGGCGCAATATCTGGGCTTCGGCGACAGGGCAAAGGCAAAGGTCGGCGTGAACCAGCTGGTCCTCGTCCTTTTTGTGATTTCCTCCTTTTTCTGCCTGATTTCGGTGGCCTTCAACGGGGGAATCCTCCGCCTGATCTACGGGGATCTGCATCCGAAAGTCGCCGCCAACGCCAGAATATATTTTTATATCATCGCGGCCTCCTTTCCCTTTTTGGGCCTGTACAACGCGGGAGCGGCCATATTCCGGGCGCAGGGCAACTCCAAGATCACCATGATCATTTCCTTCATCATGAATCTCGTGAATATCGCGGGCAATTACACGCTGATTTTCATTTTCCCCATGGGCGTGGCGGGGGCGGCCGTCTCATCCCTCGTCTCCCGGGGCGTGGCGGCCGTCGTAATCCTGTGGCTCGCCCGGGACGAAAAACTCCGGCTTTCCATCGACCGGCGCTTCCGGCTCGGCTACGATTTTTCCATGATCCGGAAGATCCTTTACATCGGCGTCCCCAACGGCCTTGAAAACAGCGTCTTTCAGCTGGGGAAGGTCATCGTGGCGCGGCTCATTACGTCCTTCGGCATCTCGGCCATCGCCGCCAACGGCATCTCCAGCCCTATTTCCGCCGTGCAGGTCATCCCCGGCATGGCCATCGGCGTGGGGCTCATCACGGTCGTCGGTCAGTGCGTCGGCGCGCGCAAATACAAAGAAGCGCGATTTTTCACGTTTAAGCTCATGAAAATCTGCATTCTCGTCGAGACCTGCCTCAACGTCGTCCTGATCCTCTGCATGAAGCGGATCCTGGCCCTCTGCAACCTGACTCCGGAAACCTTCGACACGGCCTTTATCTTGACGACCATGCACAGCGTCTTTGCCATGTTTCTCTGGCCCCTGTCCTTTTGCCTCCCCAACGCGCTCCGGGCCTCAAACGACGCGACGTTTACGATGAAAGTCTCCATCTCCTCAATGTTTTTGTTCCGGGTGCTGGGGAGCTTCGTGATCGGGAAATATCTGGGCTTCGGCGTCGTCGGCGTCTGGATCTCCATGATGATCGACTGGGCCTTCCGGAGCTGCTTCTTCATTCACCGGCTGTACAAACGCAAACTGGTCCCGAAAATCAGCCTGATTGAATAA
- a CDS encoding alpha-hydroxy-acid oxidizing protein: protein MDSKEIKRIAKEKMGGLCATCKNCDGVYCAGQVPGMGGAGSGLSFQRAWAKLRDIALVMRTVHEATDPVTATSLLGLDLSFPCLGAPITGTKINMGGGVTEEEYCTDVILGAIAAGTVSMVGDTGDPTCYEFAVKTIRETGGKGIAIIKPRSNDEILKRIRMAEEAGAAAVGMDIDGAGLVTMKLFGQPVGPKSFEDIKKLTASTKLPFIVKGILSVDEARLCADAGAAAIVVSNHGGRVLNSTLAPCEVLAEIAAAVGDRVTVLADGCVREGTDILKYLALGAKGVLVGRPLIWGSLGGRQEGVKFTFETLKNQLTQAMILTGVADVGKVDAKIIKR from the coding sequence ATGGACAGCAAAGAAATCAAAAGAATCGCCAAGGAAAAAATGGGAGGGCTCTGCGCCACATGTAAAAATTGTGACGGCGTATACTGCGCGGGCCAGGTGCCCGGCATGGGCGGCGCGGGCTCCGGCCTGTCGTTTCAGCGGGCCTGGGCAAAGCTCCGGGATATCGCCCTCGTGATGCGTACCGTGCATGAGGCGACGGATCCCGTTACGGCCACAAGCCTTTTGGGCCTCGACCTTTCGTTCCCCTGTCTCGGCGCGCCGATTACCGGCACAAAGATCAACATGGGGGGCGGCGTGACCGAGGAGGAATATTGCACGGACGTCATCCTCGGGGCCATCGCCGCGGGGACCGTCAGCATGGTCGGCGACACGGGGGATCCCACCTGCTACGAGTTTGCCGTCAAAACCATACGGGAGACCGGCGGCAAGGGCATCGCCATTATCAAACCCCGCTCCAACGACGAGATCCTGAAACGGATCCGGATGGCGGAGGAAGCGGGCGCGGCCGCCGTCGGCATGGATATCGACGGCGCGGGTCTCGTGACCATGAAGCTCTTCGGCCAGCCCGTGGGCCCGAAATCCTTCGAGGACATCAAAAAACTCACGGCCTCGACGAAGTTGCCTTTTATCGTCAAAGGAATCCTGTCCGTGGACGAGGCCAGGCTCTGCGCCGACGCGGGAGCGGCGGCCATCGTGGTCTCCAATCACGGCGGTCGGGTCTTGAACAGTACGCTGGCCCCCTGCGAGGTCTTAGCGGAAATCGCGGCGGCCGTCGGGGACAGGGTGACGGTCCTTGCGGACGGCTGCGTCCGGGAAGGGACCGATATCCTGAAATATCTGGCCTTAGGCGCCAAAGGCGTGCTTGTGGGCAGACCCCTCATCTGGGGATCCCTCGGCGGCAGACAGGAAGGAGTCAAATTTACGTTTGAGACGCTGAAAAACCAGCTGACCCAGGCCATGATCCTCACGGGCGTCGCCGACGTCGGCAAGGTGGACGCCAAAATCATAAAGAGATAA
- a CDS encoding ATP-binding cassette domain-containing protein yields the protein MLMISGVDKKFHTELGTVKEVFNEFNLEIRKGDFLTIIGSNGAGKTTLLDTISGNVAPDHGRIVVNGKDVTNLPRYQRCGFISKVYQNPAMGTAPSMTVYENLSMADNKGKRFGLTFGLNRKRKAHYKRLLKELDLGIEQQMDTNVGSLSGGQRQCLALIMATLNKPEVLLLDEHTAALDPKTSKIIMEKTKELVERNNITTLMITHNLQDAINYGNRLIMLHEGKILLDIEGEEKKNLTTEKLLRIFNRKDAGIKDSEVFSA from the coding sequence ATGTTAATGATCAGCGGCGTAGACAAAAAATTTCATACGGAACTGGGAACGGTCAAAGAGGTCTTCAACGAATTCAATCTCGAAATCCGCAAAGGAGATTTTCTCACGATCATCGGCAGCAACGGCGCCGGCAAGACAACGCTTTTGGACACGATCTCCGGCAACGTGGCCCCGGACCACGGGCGCATCGTCGTCAACGGCAAGGACGTAACGAACCTGCCGCGATATCAGCGCTGCGGCTTCATTTCCAAAGTATACCAGAACCCCGCCATGGGCACAGCCCCCTCCATGACCGTCTATGAAAATCTTTCGATGGCCGACAACAAAGGGAAGCGCTTCGGCCTGACCTTCGGTCTCAACAGAAAGCGGAAGGCCCATTACAAAAGACTTTTGAAAGAACTTGACCTCGGCATCGAGCAGCAGATGGACACAAACGTCGGCTCCCTCTCGGGCGGCCAGCGGCAATGTCTCGCCCTGATCATGGCGACCCTGAACAAACCCGAAGTGCTGCTTTTGGATGAGCATACGGCGGCGCTGGATCCCAAGACGTCCAAGATCATCATGGAAAAAACCAAGGAACTCGTCGAGCGGAACAACATCACGACGCTGATGATTACCCACAATCTCCAGGACGCCATCAACTACGGCAACCGGCTCATCATGCTCCACGAAGGGAAAATTCTTCTCGACATCGAAGGGGAGGAAAAAAAGAACCTGACGACGGAAAAGCTGCTGCGGATCTTCAACCGGAAGGACGCCGGCATCAAGGACAGCGAAGTTTTCTCAGCCTGA
- a CDS encoding ABC transporter permease has product MFFGTLEQSFIFAIMVLGVYISYKILDFPDMTTDGSFPMGGSIAAALLVKGVNPVLSLFIAMAGGAVVGFITGIIHVKLKVTNLLAGIIVMTGLYSVNLRIMGKSNIPLFGVTHLFNFTSAENPGVLGRLLSGIDHVTLIVVILLLLLVKLALDFLLKTKFGFALKALGDNESLVISLGLDEKKLKVAGLMISNSLIALSGAILAQYQGFADVGMGSGTIVTGLASIIIGDALFGKRRIVSITTIAIVGTMIYRAIIATALKIGMNPSDLKLVTSVLVVAIIFLKDRKDAIEKGIQNHREHKAAKAEKMNKVRDIQRGNAEC; this is encoded by the coding sequence ATGTTTTTCGGAACACTGGAACAGAGTTTTATCTTCGCAATCATGGTACTGGGGGTCTATATTTCCTACAAGATCCTGGATTTCCCGGACATGACCACAGACGGCAGCTTCCCCATGGGGGGATCCATCGCGGCGGCGCTCCTTGTAAAGGGCGTAAACCCGGTCCTCTCACTGTTCATCGCCATGGCGGGCGGGGCGGTCGTAGGCTTTATCACCGGGATCATCCACGTAAAGCTCAAAGTGACCAATCTCCTGGCGGGGATCATCGTCATGACAGGGCTCTACAGCGTGAATTTGCGGATCATGGGAAAATCCAACATCCCCCTCTTCGGGGTGACGCACCTCTTCAACTTTACCTCGGCGGAGAACCCCGGCGTCCTCGGGCGGCTGCTCTCGGGCATTGACCATGTGACGCTCATCGTCGTGATTCTGCTCCTCCTCCTCGTGAAACTGGCGCTGGACTTCCTGCTGAAGACGAAATTCGGCTTCGCGCTCAAGGCCCTCGGGGATAACGAAAGCCTCGTCATTTCCCTGGGACTCGACGAAAAAAAACTCAAGGTGGCGGGTCTCATGATTTCCAACTCGCTGATTGCCCTCTCGGGCGCGATCCTCGCGCAATATCAGGGGTTCGCGGACGTGGGCATGGGCTCGGGAACCATCGTGACGGGCCTGGCCTCCATCATCATCGGTGACGCCCTCTTCGGCAAACGGCGGATCGTCAGCATAACGACCATCGCCATCGTGGGGACCATGATCTACCGGGCCATCATCGCCACGGCCCTCAAGATCGGGATGAACCCCAGCGACCTGAAGTTGGTCACATCGGTCCTGGTCGTGGCCATCATCTTCCTGAAAGACAGAAAGGACGCCATCGAAAAGGGCATCCAAAACCACAGGGAACACAAAGCGGCAAAAGCCGAAAAAATGAATAAAGTAAGGGATATTCAAAGGGGGAACGCGGAATGTTAA
- a CDS encoding ABC transporter substrate-binding protein produces the protein MKRIKLTIAVIAALVWCGSATFSKAPKDIRIGATQIVEHPALDASRKGFETALKDKGFGEAKIEFRNAQGDFSTAQLIAQSFVDDKKDLIFTISTPSSQAALNATKDIPIVITAVTDPVKSGLTSKNLTGTSDPMPIADQVALIKEALPAVKTVGLIYNTSEANSAASIAEIKRELEKAGLKYEEAGVTSVNDIVPALTALLGKTDALYLTTDNLISSAATLVVELSTKANKPVVAAEESHMQFGALMTKTIDFYQIGYRAGEMAAEILQGKAVSDIPIEPPKENRVMVNRKMAAKFKVDLNNPVFKTAEIVE, from the coding sequence ATGAAACGGATAAAACTCACAATTGCGGTAATCGCGGCATTGGTCTGGTGCGGCAGCGCCACATTCTCAAAAGCGCCCAAAGATATCCGGATCGGCGCGACACAAATCGTAGAACACCCGGCCCTCGACGCCTCCCGGAAAGGCTTTGAGACAGCCCTCAAAGACAAGGGCTTCGGGGAAGCCAAAATCGAATTCAGAAACGCCCAGGGCGACTTTTCCACGGCCCAACTCATCGCCCAGAGCTTCGTCGACGACAAGAAAGACCTGATCTTCACGATCTCGACGCCGAGTTCCCAGGCGGCCCTGAACGCCACCAAAGACATCCCCATCGTGATCACGGCCGTGACGGATCCCGTCAAATCGGGCCTGACCTCGAAAAATCTCACGGGAACCAGCGACCCCATGCCCATCGCGGATCAGGTCGCGTTGATCAAAGAGGCCCTCCCGGCAGTCAAGACCGTAGGCCTCATCTACAACACCAGCGAAGCCAATTCGGCGGCTTCCATCGCGGAAATCAAGCGCGAGCTCGAAAAAGCCGGACTCAAATACGAAGAAGCGGGCGTCACTTCCGTAAACGACATTGTTCCGGCGTTGACGGCGCTGTTGGGCAAGACCGACGCGCTCTATCTCACGACGGACAATCTGATCTCCTCGGCGGCGACCCTGGTCGTGGAGCTCTCCACAAAGGCCAACAAACCCGTTGTGGCAGCCGAAGAAAGCCATATGCAGTTCGGGGCCCTCATGACAAAGACCATTGATTTTTACCAAATCGGCTACCGGGCCGGAGAAATGGCGGCGGAAATCCTTCAGGGAAAGGCGGTTTCAGACATTCCCATAGAGCCCCCCAAGGAAAACCGGGTCATGGTCAACCGGAAAATGGCCGCAAAATTCAAAGTGGATCTGAACAACCCCGTCTTCAAGACGGCGGAGATCGTCGAATAA